In Artemia franciscana chromosome 14, ASM3288406v1, whole genome shotgun sequence, the genomic stretch AAAGCTTCTTTTGTACAACTGAAGTAGTCATGACTGGCTATGAGCCCTTGACAAAGAAATTGTGACCCCCTGTAATCACAAAAAAAGACTGGCACTTCAACATGAAAATCTACTTTAATAATAATTCAACTAGTGCTACTGACAGCGTTGCCGTTATGCAACAGAActagaaaattcaaaacaagcttGCTTTATTATATTAGAATTGAAGTGTCAGAGTCGATGCTCACTTCGATATAATCTAAATATGAGTTCAAAATAGCTCGTATGGTTTTAAACTCTTTTAATGGATTAAGACATAGCGAGGACAAGGTTAGAACATAAAAGTGggtgagctaaaaaaaaatatctgttttgtcATTAGGGTAAAGCTTTTCCTACTATTTTAACTCATATACGAATCAAAACCGAAACGATGAAATTAATATTCTTGCTTAGGTTCTAATAATTACTTTCAACTCTACTCATCAATACAGGATGGTTTTAACTATTTGCTTTGAGACGACCTAGAGTTTGTCTAGCCTTACCAATTTCTGATTCTCTTTCATTCATGTATATCTATActtacttctttttctttttctcttctccTCTCCCTTGATTTTCGTGCTGATTCATTATTTCTTTGTCTTCTCTCATAGTATCGAGCATCTTTCACCTTAGAATCACCAGAAGCACTAGATACTTCAAGTCCATCTCGGCTAGATGGGGACTTCATCCTTGATACTGATGATTCAAAAGATTTGGAGGAGGCAGCATTGTCTGTGAAGGCAGCATGTGGCTTTGAAATATCTAAAAGATATTAATTTCACCAATAAATATTGAAGACAAAAACTATAAATGCCTGTATGTCTCAGACCCAACAAATTTGGGCAAAACTAACTTGCATTgccaaattacatatttttggaATCAACAATATCCTAGGATCAAAGGCAAACAAGGTTCTGACGGCCCCACTAACATCCCTCCTATATCCGACAtagatatttttatattgacgtgttttcttttttcacgtATGTCTTAATTTCTTTACAGCAACATGTtagcttttcaaatttttacccGATCCTGGGAATATATAAGGTCCACGTATCAATTATTATTCCATTGATGTCCCAAATGTCCTTATTGCTAAATACCCAAGTTCGACAAATTTTCTTCGAGGAGGAAAATTTGTGACGTTGGGcatcaatttgaaaaagaacgAATTATTAGGCAAAGGACATGGAAAAACATGGAAGgtaatatatgatttttttttattggagggGGGACTTCTCTGCTTGTTTTTAATAGTGAATGCCATAGGATAAACTGGCTCACATTATTTAGCTttcatataaaagattttctagaCATGTTCTAGAGGGAGCTTATTCTCAAACTgaaccacaaaaaaaatacaacaagaaaattttatgaagaTCATGAAGAATGTTGTCGCTGATATATTTACCATTTATTCTCACACATTTGTAATATGAGCACTTGAGTACTTTTGTGCTATCTTTAACTAAGAAAAGTTATTTATGATAGGTTTAGCTTTTGTTTTCACTGGTTATAAAAGAAGAATTGCAGTATATTTTGCCAGATGAAAGAGAAACAAAGGAGAGAAAAAGTGAAGAATTCATTTGATCACATTGTATGATGGTAATCACATAGCAACACCTTTAAAAGGCAAGTGCGCCTCTGTCTTAAGTCTCtggcttttttatttcaatgatgaaagtagagtatctaatttattttattctagttcaataaaaaaaataaggtaaaaatgctaaattttgtagttgtttccgCCCCGTTACTGTTTCTAATGCTTTAAGTAGggtcaagatattttttttttcattttcatttttcctttttcaagaaTGCTTAGAATACCAAATACATACcgaacaccaaaaacaagaagaaacaatagggaatttctcaagacagtgggaaacaaattagaatgaatatttcggccctatgtccaagggccgtcctcagcaatacaaaaatatataagaagaaacaacttacaagaggataaaatcaataaaactaaaatgaaatgtttttcaaaacagtcccagcatccttacctcagcgaagttcaaccaggactgataaataaattgcgATGggacgaggcaattcattgaagtGAATGAGAATGATTATACAcatttttaatgccagcctagcttttttcgctgctgatctcataggtctatctgtgacaggttctgtgttaatatctattggttttttataatatttcgtaaggtcatttttaattaaatttgtgtatagagcatttagtgaatattctcctaaatccctatttaaggaaatattattattaatcttaagtctgatttcaattgcttctcgaactacttgctttatgcctagatcattgctaataatggcggattcttcaaaaagtattttgtggctaggattttcaaaaacatggctgcttaaagcagaatcaaaagaaacagaagtaatattagaattcagagctttggtgatatcatccttATACTATTTtaggcgtttctcgaaattctggtgggttctccctacatagaatttgccgcagtcgcatggtatttgatagacacctctttaGCAAGTAACTGGAGTTTTATCTTTAacagaatttaggagatttatggttttcaaattattggtaaatacaacatacagattattttgtttagatacttttttaagatttctagtgatttttgggatatatgggaggtaaattatgtttttgggcttatcgggattctcccatgataaattatcgttgattttacgggagtgtcttttcagtctatggttaattgtattattaagaaataaaagaggatacccatttccaaaaaggatgtccctgataaagtctagttcagctgtgatgtaggaatcagaacaaatgtttagggcacgatcaacgagagatattacgactgctaaagtatttttagtaatttcaaaagagctatttatccaaattaaacggcctttctgattcaggggtcattcttaaggaattggaacaaaattcaaactttaggtattgacgagggggcgaacctcctcacatacttaataaaaatatacggatatacaagttcgttacgtaagttaattcgtaagttacctttattttttactaatgaaaacgttcgcacataaaattaaaagttctagtggcctttttaagtaatcgaaaaattggagagcaactaggccccttcccccgctctttatctcaaaatcgtccgatcaaaattttgagaaagccatttagccaaacaattaaaaattaatatagaattttcgttttattattcatgtacggtgagccaaaatcaaaacctgcattaattcaaaaacgttcagaaattaaacaaaaaaaacgagttttttagctgaaagtaaggagtgacattaaaactgtCCTCTCcacaacaccccactctttactctaaagtttgactctttcccacatctctactttttttttaaataaataacttctACTACCATAAAGGGTGTAACCACGATTTTAGCTGGGGTggtttatcttctttttttgggagggagataaaaaaaacagaccaaatattcatttatatgTGTTCTTGTTACGTATTTACGTGTCGGGCCAAAATTTCGGGGGAAGGGGGTTAAAACGCCGTAGCTCTCCCCTGGTTATGCCCTtggtcactttttttttacagtttgggtttttctttgttttttgtattttgcttcttttttactttgctACTCTGCTATTTTACGCAATTTTGTGTAtagggtaaaaaataaattttaaccaATGTATTCGGTTTtcagtaaaaagaaaactacatTCTAAACCTTGGGTGTTTGTAGAATGCAACAAAACCCTGTTTTGtggtaatttatgttcatttcaaACTTTGACATTATAATTCTGGTTCTTTTGAGTTTTATGTCTTCACACATAATAATTTCCTCTTGTTTTATGTTTGACATCTTCATAGCCTAAGTTTTTACTCGTTTTACTTTAATAATTCCCTCCTTGCTTTTAACGGAAAGCAATAGTTTTTATTTCCTATTCATTTTCTAATCAGCATAGTGTTGGTTTTAAGGACGCTCAACATCAAAGATGTCAGTTTGCGAGTTGCAGCATCGGCTGACAGTTTCAAAGACCAGGGATTCattagcaaattttctcagtacCACAAAAGCTCAAAAGCTTGTAATGGGCGAGATAGTGTCATCTTTAAGGTACTGACCGATCTTAATTGATGCTTGAAACCACAGTAGCAACAGTTGTGGCTGAAGTAATCGAGTTGTGACTCAAAAAGCACGCAGCCGTTTTGTTTTCCACATCGTAACATAAGCCTCAGTTcaagataaaaaatttatttggttCGTTTTAAAATAAGTTGGCATCAGATCTATCAACAAATCTTATAACCatctttaatatatttgaacaGGGATAAATAGCGGAGTACCTCCAGCAGTTTtattcgggggaggggggagagcGAGACGGGTGCATATCTGGATAGTCAAGGCGCATGagctatttcataattttttctccaaattattgggggagCCACATCCCCCCTTCCCCCCGAAACGACACCCCGAGGATAAAAATCCTCCAAGGCCACTGACGGTGCAAAGAGCGTTGATCATTGACAATGTTtcagttgttcttttttttctttttttatagggaCAGGTAGCAAGCCTGTCCCTTAGCCTTGTGGCAGCTGGGATTAAACACTGGGTCCTTTATTGCTAAGTAGGAATCAAAATAATATATCGGATTGATGCTAATAACACGCATATATTTTGCAGACGTTACCTTAAATGCATATTTTACATTTGTAggtttgaaagaaattttgggATACATAGTACTTTTTATGAGGACGCCGTCATCCTTTTGCTATTAAGTTTAAGAGTGCCGATTCAGGGAAATGTAGGGAGGGGGGAcaaaatgtatttcaaaatatagagatcttgaaaattttgtcattttattactttcttcaatagaaatataaaaaacggTTTTCCTCAATGGAGATACCAAAAGAAGGTAATTTCGAAAATTCGAGAGGAGGACAAAAAAATACGGGAGGGAGGGAGGGTAATTGTCTTCACCCGTCCCTTGTTTTGTGCACATGATTAGGATAGTAGAGTAGCGGACAGTCTGCCAGGAAGTCTTCAGAATAAGAAATCAAATCTCCTGAAACTAAATGACACTCCACACCAAAACATTTAATCCTCGATTTCTAAAAAGTTTCTAAGAAATTAAGTCCCTATTCAAAATACTTATATTTCCAAGAAATTAATGAAATGATTGTGACTGAATCTCAGGTGGCACACATGACAGTGTTAAGAATTAAATAGACTAAATCTAACTATATGAATTTTTACGTAAACACACTTGCTGGATTGTCTATGATTACACAGATCACGATAAAAATATTCCTGTCATTATGTTTAGTTTTTATAAGCCTCAGTCTCCTCAAATATATAGTCTCAAATTATAGTCTCCTCAAAACGCTTACATTTTTAAATATCTGATTGTGCTATTCCCTCTCAGCTAACATCCgatcacttttttttagtatccaAATACTATATCCAAAagcaaacaattaaaaagtagaataaatttataaatccaGCAGTTGCAGAGTGCCCGGCTAAGTGATGGATTCATGCTTACTATGATGACTGGAACTTGACGGCATGTGTGATGCATCTTCCAGGAAAGGTGAAGAATCTCTTCGCATTTCATTTCGGAGATCAACATCTCTTGGTGCTGGTGACTCTGGCCGAATCACAAATGGCAGGTATGGCAGTGATAAATTATGACGGCTTGCTAAACTGGCAGTTGACTCTCTCAACGGAACTGTAGGTAAAAGAATAATGTagttttaatcaaattaatgtaaaagcaaagtttttcttatgtaaggAAAAGAGCCAAATTGAACCATAAAACGAATAAACAAGTGAATGAATAATATACAATACTAAAGCCCGCTTTGCTCTTAACTTAGACAGCGCTATTATTCTACCTGTAATACCAAATAAATACATTGAAGTCACCAGTGATATGTAAGAGAACAAaattgctgcagttaaggtataAAATGAGGTTGATAGTTTTTGAAACAGGATTTAAGGTTGGTTGCGTTCTGTCTCgatttatatggattattttaaaTAGACAGGCTATAGGAGAGACTGAAATCAAATGCGAAAGTAAAACACCCTTAGAGTTAGGTTATGATTTGTGTGTCCTAGACGAAAATGCTAGCCATATGAATACGTTTTTGGAGGTTGAGAGTTCAGGGTCtagaaatagattttaaaattaatgttaaaaagactaagtcacCTAGACTAGGAATAGATGAGGATGAATATGTGATGTTCGTTAATGAAAAGATCGATCAAGCGTATAGCTTTACTTACATGGGTAGTATTATTATTGAAAATGGTGGATGTAGTGAAGACGCTAAAAGCAGAATAGCAAAGGCCTAAGGTCTttttcccgagttgaaaaagGTTAGGAAGATCTTTCTGTAAATTTTGAAGGAGTATTTGAGTTGCTTTgtattgaattattatttaatcaGATAGCCATTCCATTTGCAGAGGTTTATCACCCCCTAATGGATTCTTTAGTTCTTTCCTTGATATTCTTACGGGTGTATGTGAAAAAGTTCATAgtctgaattttgatattatatttatgggtgattttaaaattaacctAAGAATTAAAACTCATCAATGGCGATTGATTTCTTATCTGCTTTAACTTCTTTTAGTTTATCACCTTCTATTTTGATCCCAACCCGTATCGCTGAGTCACCCACcactttaattgataacatattttgctctttttcttctcaaaatagTACTATAATTGTTTCAGACCATTTTCCTTTAGGCCTATGCTCTACGTTTGATGCGTTGAATACCCGTCCTTCTAAATCATTTGTTAAAAGGCAGCATTTTCTCACAAAGGAAGAGCAGCTCTCGAACCTTAGGTCAAAACTATCTAAAGTATCATGGGAATTCGTGGATGATTTTAATATGCTTGTAAACGGTgcgtttgaaaaaatttatggGAGATGATCAAGGACACTTTCGCTGAAGTTGGGTAAAGTTgagtagtagttttagtgataTTACTGGTAGTATTAGTGGTAGTTGttgtagcagtagaagcagcgATTGTTGCGTGATAGCGGTAAAGTTATAGCGGTAGTTGCGtgaaaatattacctttttggtcatctcccttatcatttcctgaaagttccaaattaatatactcagttgtTCCTGAGTTACCCTCATTTGACAACCCATATGCACATAACAtgcttttatttagttcaacactcctcaacattccttgaaagacTCACCTCAATGACCTTCATATTTCGGGAGAGTAGAAGTCAGAAACTCGTACCTTTTCTCAATAGCatttgctatatgtaaacaatgaacacattgcctagcttacagcccttttcctgagtcctaaggggggggggggttacttcctcaaacacataattactgaacctttcaacgaTGCTTTAAAAACAGACGCCTCgaaactttgtttggatgtttgttttgagAAATTATCGGTGTGGGGGGGGgactggttgctctcaaatcacctttgactcttaaaaagggtactataactttCGATTTCAAATCAATGAGCCCCATCTTAacttatacgaccacccattctataaaacccttatatgcccccgggacATACCTTACAGCCCTGCCCAGGGCTCTAGGGGGGAGTATGTCAGCTGTCgaagtatttttatatgttctttggactattccgtttaaaatgactgtctcacaATTTCAGTCAGATGTGTTTGGTTAACAGAGGGGTAGTTGAGGGGTGGGAGTGTATTTTACCTCTATAgccttttaactcttaaaagcgAACTTGGAATTCCGGTTtttaaccaaatgagccacTTCTAAATTTTATACACccatccattccataaaaaccataaatgCCACTGTggtataacttgcaacccttgactccaggctctggtggtttgcaTATTCCCCAAAAGCCTTATCATGTGATCTTTctactattttgaataaaataggtAATCCGACGTATATACGCTCACGCATTCTATAAAAACCTAATAtactcccagggcataacttacaacccttgcccttagggctttggggggggggtcatcctgaaagacataatttcttgaACCTTCAAGTAATCTGAACAAAACTGATATCTCAtcattttgattggatgtgtttggtgGGAAATGATGGGTATTGGGGGTGGTTGcactcaaatcacttttgactcctaaaaagggtgctataacttccaatttcgaATCAAAGACACCCATCTGAAATTTATAGGACGAGCTATTCCAGAAAAAACTCATATGGCCCAGGGTACAAATTAAAAACCATgtcccagggctctggggggttgtgtctaCCCCGGAGGCATTGTTTTATGttctttcgactattttgaactaaatggctatctcacaattttagtCAGATGCGCTTGGTGAAAATGGGAAAATCAGCAAGAgagggtagttgccctccatcactttccatttttaaaaggaaactagaacttcctattttcaaccaaatgagccttctctgtGGTTAATACAGCCAACCCTTacataaaaccttaaatgctcCCGGTatacaacttacaacccttcctCCGAGActctggagttttttttttcaattaaaaagccttgttatatgatctttggactatttggaataaaatggcagtctcaaaatttttattggatacattttgggaaaatacgatgtGTTTGGGGCGATAGCTCCACTCCGATCACTTTCACTcatataaagggcactagaacttctgattaccagtccgATAAGcctcctccaaaatttatacgaccaccctttcaacgaaaaccttatttgcccccagggcataagttacaaccctttctCTGAAGGctgtgggaggaggggttgtTATCGTGTTTCTGCAAAACTTTTTTCctgatcaatttgaaacttaaagccGCAAGCGCTTGGGCCAAGGGAACTAATGTACAAAAATTTGCTCAAATGAttcatttttttgattttggtaCTCCTCTAGAAAAGGATGCTACAAAAAAgggctgattttttttcaattagcctTAAACTTATATGAAATCTTAGGCAAAGGGGACACCATAGCagtggaaaaagaaacaaaacattgCTCCCCCTCAAAATGCAATCAAAAAAGGGCGAGAAATGTCCCAAAAAACTTTCCCCGCCCAATTCACATAGAAAGGGTTATCTTCGAAACTTGGGAGGGGGCTAAgtcaattagaaattgaaaattttagcaCCTTTTTTAAATACCAAAAGCTACTGGAGCAATTAGTCTCACTTCTGTTCCTTTTCTGTTATTCTTTGATcctttaatttgatttttatagttCCTTCTTTGATCCTTTTGATctcaactcaaaattttgagatttaaaTTCTGATCAAAAACTTTGAAATGTCTAATAAGTTTGTCCTTGGGGTTGAAATCatccccacagtcccagtgTTAACCTTTATCACACTTTGCTATGATAAATCGACCCaacaaaacacgaaaaaaagaattaaataaattaaagctgTGGAAATAAATACTAAAGGACACCTGGGGCCAGCAAACTTTATTTTGCTCTGGGTCAAAATCAACCACAATATGAACATTAAAGGGACGTTTATTCagtgatattttcatttaaaaccaGTTTTTAGTGAATAATACGAAAAATTGTATTAAGAAACTAAATGCAATCCATTTTTAAGCTTGAATTGTTATTATACAAACTAAAGAATTTCCCCGTAGGTTCCTGACCCCTATCCTACACCCCATATTCCGCCTATATAttgaatatatgtaaaatattccaaaattgatttttttgcattattttcatttatcacACTTTATTTGTGGCTGCTCAGTTGTACTTTTGaagtgaattttccaggggagaaTAATCCGTAGAGAAGGAATAACTTTTCGCTGCGGGTTTTCTTGGGGGaataagtcaaacacttaattTGTTACCTAATAAGCAGATAAGCAGCtacattaaaatcaaaacatgctccCCATACAAAAGTAACGCAGTCATGAGGGGCTCGTGATTCTAGGTCGACAAAATGTTAAGAAAACGTGATAAGTATAAAACAGCTACAAAACCTACCTCCACCACTATGTAGCGCCAGCAACTCTAAAAGTGCTTTATGACTGGCAAGTTGAAGAGCTTCGGCAGATGAGGTTGTCAAGTTACCATAGCCTTGAGTTGTTCTGTCTGTCTCTATAGGTGTCAGCAGTATCGATGGCTTTAGAGATAATCTAGGCTCTATTGCTTTTAGTGACACCTCTTTTGACTCAAATGAAATCTTTTCGTGAGAAAAAGAAGTGCTGCTacctgaaaatatatttccaatCAATGGGCTAGCCAGGATATTCACTAAACATATCCACTAGAGTGGATATACCAAGTTGTCTAGGCTTTCTGGAATTGAgttaattttttaaggtttatgcTTCGATTTTGGAGGCTACTCGCTACTCCTCCTTTACACACAGAATACGTCCTTGACTATATTCCAAATAAATCGTTGCGGTTAATTCGGATTTTAGGATGTTTCTTTAAAATGTATACAGAATTTCTTATTTGAGGGTTAGGGTGTCTTCCTTAATCTACAAAGAGATAAATTTGTGTTCATTTCAGATATGGAGATTTC encodes the following:
- the LOC136035484 gene encoding uncharacterized protein LOC136035484, translating into MESLVYGSKSLKDEEDVLPLNLCKSNGSRESTPLSEASSSSTSFSHEKISFESKEVSLKAIEPRLSLKPSILLTPIETDRTTQGYGNLTTSSAEALQLASHKALLELLALHSGGVPLRESTASLASRHNLSLPYLPFVIRPESPAPRDVDLRNEMRRDSSPFLEDASHMPSSSSHHNISKPHAAFTDNAASSKSFESSVSRMKSPSSRDGLEVSSASGDSKVKDARYYERRQRNNESARKSRERRREKEKEKEAKAIYLESQYNVLIKNLVHYSTLLKKFESNFVLSRQSLQDSSYSN